A region from the Wolbachia endosymbiont (group A) of Rhinocyllus conicus genome encodes:
- a CDS encoding recombinase family protein, with protein sequence MGFKEDQMVTVSLYARVSSGKQAQENTIASQVAALEKQISTDGYKLLSEYKFIDNGYSGSNLVRPDLEKLRDKVTEGKIDRIYIHSPDRLSRKYAYQMVLLEEFEKAGAETVFLNYEINDNPESQLLLQMQGMIAEYERAKIMERSRRGKIYAANKGCVSVMGGAPYGYRYIDKYMGGGQALFEINEEEANVVRKVFLWIGRERTSIGEVCRRLNTMSIITRTGKKYWDRSVIWGMLKNPAYKGQAAFGKTKVGIKLQHIRPQKHSCEQPKDNYSTYSVEKANWIYVKVPNIVDEDVFDIVQEQLAENRKIARTRERGAKYLLQGLIVCKRCRYAYYGSPVRNKRGEKIDHYAYYRCIGRDSYRFGGNKICDNKHIRTDALETAVWEEVKHLLKNPNRVLEEYRRRLSELKKSSWDQKSDLLEKQENKLKRGIARLIDSYAQEYINQEEFEPRIKAMKQSLKTIEEEKKRIFDQKKLKQELTLVVTNLEDFSSNITSNLDNADWLTKRDIIRTLVKRIEINLEDVNVVFRVKELPNSPGNNREEKKNLQHCWRGNDSYCCTC encoded by the coding sequence ATGGGATTCAAGGAGGATCAAATGGTAACAGTGAGTTTATATGCAAGAGTTTCTTCGGGGAAACAAGCACAAGAAAATACAATAGCAAGTCAAGTTGCAGCTTTAGAGAAGCAAATTAGTACGGATGGATACAAATTATTAAGTGAGTATAAATTTATTGATAATGGCTACAGTGGATCTAATCTAGTCCGTCCTGATCTAGAAAAGTTACGTGATAAAGTAACAGAAGGTAAAATTGATAGAATTTACATTCATTCACCTGATCGCTTATCTAGAAAATATGCATATCAAATGGTATTACTTGAAGAATTTGAGAAAGCAGGAGCAGAAACGGTTTTCTTAAATTATGAGATTAACGATAATCCAGAATCTCAATTGCTGTTACAAATGCAAGGTATGATAGCAGAATATGAACGAGCGAAAATTATGGAACGAAGTCGTCGCGGAAAGATTTATGCAGCTAATAAAGGTTGTGTAAGCGTAATGGGAGGAGCTCCTTATGGTTATCGTTATATAGATAAATATATGGGAGGAGGACAAGCTTTATTTGAAATAAACGAAGAAGAAGCTAATGTTGTTAGGAAAGTATTTTTGTGGATAGGAAGAGAAAGGACAAGTATTGGGGAAGTGTGTCGTCGGCTAAACACTATGTCTATTATAACACGAACAGGAAAAAAGTACTGGGATAGAAGTGTGATTTGGGGTATGTTAAAAAATCCTGCTTACAAAGGACAAGCGGCTTTTGGTAAAACAAAAGTAGGTATAAAGTTACAACATATCAGACCACAGAAACATTCTTGTGAACAACCGAAAGATAATTACTCTACCTATTCTGTTGAAAAAGCAAATTGGATTTATGTTAAAGTGCCAAATATAGTGGACGAAGATGTATTTGATATAGTTCAAGAACAATTAGCTGAGAATAGAAAAATAGCAAGGACAAGAGAAAGAGGAGCAAAATATTTACTACAAGGTTTAATCGTATGTAAGCGTTGTCGTTATGCATATTACGGAAGTCCTGTAAGAAATAAGCGAGGAGAAAAAATTGATCATTATGCTTATTATCGTTGTATTGGTAGAGATTCTTACCGTTTTGGTGGTAATAAAATTTGTGATAATAAACACATTCGTACAGATGCATTAGAAACAGCCGTTTGGGAAGAGGTTAAGCATTTATTGAAAAATCCAAATAGGGTTTTAGAAGAATACAGGCGTAGACTTTCAGAGCTTAAAAAATCATCATGGGATCAAAAAAGCGATTTACTAGAGAAACAAGAAAATAAATTAAAACGTGGTATTGCTAGACTTATTGATAGTTATGCTCAAGAATATATTAATCAAGAAGAATTTGAACCACGAATTAAAGCAATGAAACAAAGTTTAAAAACAATTGAAGAGGAGAAGAAAAGGATATTCGATCAAAAGAAATTAAAACAGGAATTAACTTTGGTTGTAACCAATTTAGAAGACTTTTCTTCCAATATTACATCAAACCTTGATAACGCAGACTGGCTAACTAAACGTGATATTATTAGAACGTTAGTCAAGAGAATTGAAATTAACCTTGAGGACGTAAATGTGGTATTTCGTGTAAAAGAGCTACCAAACTCTCCTGGAAATAATCGAGAAGAAAAGAAAAATTTGCAACATTGTTGGCGGGGTAATGACTCCTATTGTTGCACCTGCTAA
- the murJ gene encoding murein biosynthesis integral membrane protein MurJ has translation MFKSIFTFSFFTAISRISGLIRDVLIATVIGANSLADIFFSSFRFANLFRAFFAEGAFTTSFIPLYSTESHDDKKAFNFASSVISITFIILVIFCLIMQTFSPYMIQIFAPGFDQSKFTLTVTLSRIMMPYIIFVSIASLIGGMLQVKQHFASTAIAPIVLNLCLIISLFVPYIKTPAHNLSIAVLIGGIFQLLLILFSAYKLKAAFSFSLELSNEVRLFFKRVIPAIINNCVTQISVWIDTIMASFIPNAVSYIYYADRLNQLPQGIIGTAIGTVLLPLISKQVNNTENIVKIQNKALNIGLMLIMPTTAAFIIIPDIILLTLFSYGRFDHYAVQQTAPTLIAFSLSLPAFIINKVLLPTFFAKGNLKIPTMFSLMCLGINVVLNLLLMNEYQHTGIAIATSVSTWINSILLISYLTINKMYKVSQALLLNIMKIFVATVVMSIALYIFNSLLAGLFFDKILARIVYLTTLIALSVIVYFGILYLMFRGNLNNLKYV, from the coding sequence ATGTTTAAAAGTATTTTCACATTTAGTTTTTTTACGGCTATTTCAAGGATCTCAGGGTTAATAAGAGATGTATTGATTGCTACGGTTATTGGTGCAAACTCTCTTGCAGACATATTTTTTTCTTCGTTTCGTTTTGCCAATCTATTTCGCGCATTTTTTGCAGAGGGAGCATTTACCACGTCCTTTATACCGTTATATTCAACAGAATCACACGATGATAAAAAGGCATTTAATTTTGCAAGTAGTGTAATATCCATTACGTTTATTATCTTAGTAATTTTTTGCCTTATCATGCAAACTTTCTCCCCTTATATGATTCAAATTTTTGCTCCTGGATTTGACCAAAGTAAGTTTACCCTTACTGTTACTTTATCAAGAATTATGATGCCCTACATAATCTTTGTTTCAATTGCATCACTTATTGGTGGAATGCTGCAAGTAAAGCAGCATTTTGCTTCAACAGCTATTGCACCAATCGTTTTGAATCTCTGTTTAATCATCAGTTTGTTTGTGCCTTACATAAAAACTCCAGCGCACAACCTTTCTATAGCTGTCCTTATAGGAGGAATTTTCCAGCTACTTTTGATACTATTTAGTGCATACAAGTTAAAGGCAGCTTTTTCTTTTAGCCTTGAATTAAGCAATGAAGTAAGGTTGTTTTTTAAGCGTGTGATACCTGCAATTATCAACAATTGTGTAACTCAAATAAGTGTATGGATTGACACAATCATGGCGAGTTTTATACCAAATGCGGTGTCCTATATATATTATGCCGATAGACTAAATCAACTACCGCAGGGAATAATCGGTACTGCAATCGGTACAGTGCTTCTTCCTTTAATTTCAAAACAGGTAAATAATACTGAAAATATAGTCAAAATACAGAACAAGGCTCTCAACATAGGATTAATGTTAATTATGCCAACAACTGCTGCCTTTATTATTATTCCCGACATAATTTTACTTACGCTTTTTTCTTACGGCCGGTTTGATCATTATGCAGTGCAGCAAACTGCTCCCACGTTAATAGCATTTTCTCTTTCTTTACCTGCATTTATTATAAATAAAGTATTGCTACCCACGTTTTTTGCTAAAGGCAATCTAAAAATACCAACTATGTTCTCACTAATGTGCCTTGGAATTAATGTAGTGCTAAACCTTTTGTTAATGAACGAGTATCAGCACACGGGGATTGCTATCGCTACTTCCGTTTCCACTTGGATAAACTCCATTCTATTAATTAGTTATTTAACAATAAATAAAATGTATAAGGTTAGCCAAGCGTTATTGTTAAATATCATGAAAATTTTTGTAGCAACGGTAGTCATGTCAATAGCCCTTTATATTTTTAATTCTTTGTTGGCAGGATTATTTTTTGATAAAATATTGGCTCGTATTGTTTATTTAACGACTTTAATAGCTTTGAGTGTTATTGTTTATTTTGGTATTCTCTATTTAATGTTTAGAGGAAATTTGAATAATTTGAAATATGTATAA
- a CDS encoding IS5 family transposase, with product MPQKMKVSNQNEYNKFLEKRGNIFRYIDEAIENWYENSPKMQGGNYIYSDKVVILVHIIVNLFRIGLRQTVGFIKGYLQQIGKNLAVISYSQASRRFKKLNIKINDCRVDKSNMENIEIIIDSTSISIYSNTPGHSKENSADRKYRSYEQVRKLHVMLSVNSKKAIAARYSNGVYSDHYGACDLLEEVNFQHKIKALYADRAYDRHKLYKLCKKYDIKTKVLPKKDAAEHSKIDYMSDRNAAIRLIKLYGQDGVKEWKKEAIYGKRSYIEGFFSRLKQVFGFSFRNKSEVNREKELLIKCYLLNKFTDIGMAKFEIIT from the coding sequence ATGCCACAGAAAATGAAAGTCAGTAACCAAAACGAATATAACAAATTCCTTGAAAAAAGGGGAAATATTTTTCGTTACATCGATGAAGCTATCGAAAATTGGTATGAAAATAGTCCAAAAATGCAGGGCGGCAACTATATTTACAGTGATAAAGTCGTAATTTTGGTGCATATAATTGTCAATCTTTTTAGAATTGGGTTAAGACAAACGGTGGGGTTTATAAAAGGATATCTGCAACAAATAGGAAAAAATTTGGCAGTTATCAGCTATTCACAAGCATCAAGAAGGTTTAAAAAACTTAATATTAAGATAAATGATTGCAGGGTTGATAAAAGCAACATGGAAAATATTGAAATTATCATAGATAGCACAAGTATCAGCATTTACAGTAACACTCCTGGCCACAGTAAGGAAAACAGTGCAGATAGAAAGTACCGAAGCTACGAGCAAGTAAGAAAGTTACATGTTATGTTAAGTGTGAATAGTAAAAAAGCTATAGCTGCAAGATACAGTAATGGCGTCTACTCTGACCACTATGGAGCTTGCGATTTGCTTGAAGAAGTTAATTTTCAGCACAAAATAAAAGCATTATATGCAGATAGGGCATACGATAGGCACAAACTTTATAAATTGTGTAAGAAATACGATATAAAGACAAAAGTTCTACCAAAAAAGGATGCAGCAGAACATTCAAAAATAGATTATATGTCTGACAGAAATGCTGCTATTAGGTTAATAAAATTATATGGACAAGATGGTGTAAAAGAGTGGAAAAAGGAAGCAATTTATGGAAAGAGATCTTACATAGAAGGATTTTTCTCAAGGTTGAAGCAAGTATTTGGATTTAGCTTTAGGAATAAATCTGAAGTAAATCGTGAAAAAGAATTACTAATTAAGTGCTATTTGCTCAACAAATTCACTGATATTGGTATGGCTAAATTTGAAATCATTACATAA
- a CDS encoding AsmA-like C-terminal region-containing protein — MKLSIYAILSISLLLILMHVAATFKDWSGYRKYIIKELERTYDAKVHIGGKVEVSLITPKLTIHNVYIQYNENKEQKLSDLISVRKIEIRPSFLSLLLFSLQPKSITLFGMKSNKENLINIINTKASGNTVDIVIKDSQVSFKNDFANYSSIVNIKEVAVKKNRQFSGKVKVGDNNYDFSGKVNITKKNAYISVESNFVNLLFTGNRNQEELQGNLTLTINNSSGSVGDLAKIINLSFLSCVIPSENIEISSNINLDENEFTVTDLKIDSKSMQASGTIQNDRKSDHTNFNISFSKVDLDSIQDNSQKTTNIKDLLECFRAVVPKNLSLNFNMEASNIQYQNKILDNFRAVLKSTDGKVKVNTLLKFPGINNISYLSGEISNNNALSEFNGDLLVEGNDFESFISCFFPSIKMKENQKNQFTLSSKLHLAPRILSISDIRLLNNKESLQGSIRVSHTKKRSVIDGEFSMHNLDADKYDHSLFSSLSKMQRLKNFQYDANIKASVNNLTLNDTKIKNLDFLLKMEKGKLVADKIKLSGEDFDITGNAKILVDQKYAKPLLDVNLTGNKFNGNIFKLPNLVEVKRNSRNEIDQIQWSTKQLDFLDDKEGFDANVQINTAEFKTEQNVLKDFNLDAVMRNNVITIRQASYVLEHGQVFFQGYLRSDSMNTRFSIVNLDTKKIGKVIGIDNVNGQISLSGAIKTQGKSFHDWANSLSGDVNLQAQGIEVTNVDFNSFIANLLSSKNKSEISTFAYVDIYNGSTFFENISGKASIKSGICSTSLQFGIDQASGSISSNLTLSNFALASIFRFFFIPPNYSNPIYIDMHLDGPIWRPKMSFDVDQIFIALVGKRNS; from the coding sequence ATGAAGCTCTCAATATACGCCATATTATCAATCTCGCTGCTATTAATTCTCATGCACGTTGCTGCAACTTTTAAGGATTGGAGTGGCTACAGGAAATATATCATAAAAGAGTTGGAGAGAACGTATGATGCTAAAGTGCATATTGGAGGGAAAGTTGAAGTTTCACTCATTACTCCAAAGCTCACTATTCATAATGTATATATACAATACAACGAAAATAAAGAGCAAAAGCTATCAGATTTAATTAGTGTAAGAAAAATTGAAATAAGGCCATCGTTCCTATCGTTGCTTTTATTCTCGTTGCAACCAAAGTCAATCACATTGTTTGGCATGAAAAGCAATAAAGAAAATTTAATTAATATTATAAATACAAAAGCCAGTGGTAACACAGTCGATATAGTAATAAAAGACAGCCAAGTAAGTTTTAAGAATGATTTCGCTAATTATAGCAGCATTGTTAATATAAAGGAAGTTGCTGTAAAAAAAAATAGGCAATTCTCTGGTAAAGTAAAGGTAGGTGATAATAATTACGATTTTTCAGGAAAGGTTAATATCACAAAAAAGAATGCATACATTAGTGTTGAATCAAATTTTGTAAATTTGCTATTTACAGGTAATAGAAATCAAGAAGAACTCCAGGGTAATTTAACATTAACAATTAATAACAGTTCCGGTTCTGTGGGTGATTTAGCAAAAATCATTAATCTTAGCTTTCTCTCTTGTGTTATTCCTAGTGAAAATATTGAGATATCATCTAATATCAACCTCGATGAAAATGAGTTTACGGTAACTGACTTGAAAATTGATTCCAAAAGCATGCAAGCCAGCGGTACAATACAAAATGATAGAAAAAGCGATCACACTAATTTCAATATTAGCTTCAGTAAAGTTGACTTAGATTCCATACAAGACAATTCACAAAAAACAACGAATATAAAAGACCTTCTGGAATGTTTTAGAGCAGTTGTGCCAAAGAACTTGAGCTTAAATTTTAATATGGAAGCTTCTAACATTCAATATCAAAACAAAATATTGGACAATTTCCGTGCTGTACTAAAATCCACTGATGGCAAAGTAAAAGTTAATACGCTTCTCAAATTTCCTGGAATCAATAATATATCTTATTTATCAGGAGAGATCTCAAACAATAATGCCCTATCTGAATTCAACGGTGATTTGTTAGTAGAAGGAAATGATTTTGAGTCGTTCATTTCATGTTTTTTCCCTTCTATAAAGATGAAAGAAAACCAGAAAAATCAATTTACACTAAGTTCTAAACTGCACCTTGCACCAAGAATATTATCTATCTCAGACATTAGACTGCTAAATAATAAGGAATCCTTGCAAGGGTCAATTAGAGTAAGCCACACAAAAAAACGCAGTGTGATTGATGGTGAATTTAGCATGCATAATCTTGATGCAGATAAATATGATCATTCATTATTTAGCAGTTTATCTAAAATGCAACGGCTGAAAAATTTTCAGTATGATGCAAATATAAAGGCCAGTGTTAATAACCTTACATTGAATGATACGAAAATTAAAAATTTGGATTTTTTGCTGAAAATGGAAAAAGGTAAGCTAGTTGCAGATAAAATAAAACTATCTGGAGAAGACTTCGATATTACCGGTAATGCAAAAATATTAGTAGATCAAAAATACGCCAAACCTTTATTAGATGTGAACCTTACGGGCAATAAATTTAATGGAAATATCTTTAAATTACCAAATTTAGTAGAGGTAAAAAGAAATTCAAGAAATGAGATAGATCAAATCCAATGGTCAACAAAGCAGCTTGATTTTTTGGATGACAAAGAAGGCTTTGATGCAAATGTGCAAATCAATACTGCAGAATTTAAAACCGAGCAGAATGTTTTGAAAGATTTTAATTTGGATGCGGTAATGAGAAACAACGTTATCACTATCAGGCAGGCAAGTTACGTATTAGAACACGGGCAAGTGTTTTTTCAGGGTTATTTAAGATCAGACTCAATGAATACAAGATTTTCTATTGTAAATTTGGACACTAAAAAGATTGGTAAGGTTATAGGAATTGACAATGTAAATGGTCAGATAAGCTTAAGTGGTGCAATCAAAACTCAAGGAAAAAGTTTTCATGATTGGGCTAATAGCTTATCAGGAGATGTAAACTTACAAGCGCAGGGAATAGAAGTTACTAATGTAGATTTCAATTCATTTATCGCTAATTTGTTAAGCAGTAAGAATAAGTCTGAAATTTCCACATTTGCTTATGTTGATATATATAATGGCAGTACATTTTTTGAAAATATTAGCGGAAAAGCAAGTATTAAGAGTGGTATATGTTCAACTAGTTTACAATTCGGGATTGATCAAGCATCAGGGTCGATCTCTTCTAATTTAACCTTATCTAACTTCGCTTTAGCTTCTATATTCAGGTTCTTTTTCATACCACCAAACTATAGTAATCCAATCTATATCGATATGCATTTGGATGGCCCTATTTGGCGTCCTAAGATGAGTTTTGATGTAGACCAAATCTTCATCGCTCTGGTTGGCAAGAGGAATAGTTAA
- a CDS encoding phage portal protein, with amino-acid sequence MNFNIFQRKKSAVFTKYSALQLMMEPSWSKRDYVSFAEEGYIKNVIAFRAINMIASAASSVPFTLCQLTEQGKSQLKAHPLLKLLYSPNPMTSKSEFIEGIVTYRLVNGNSYILMVESQNNRKPPTELYLLRPDRVEIVPGRNNVPYIYRYTINNNGYDFKVDKLTGRSAVLHLKTFNPLNDWYGLSPIEAAAYSIDQHNQAGAWNQAMLQNGARPSGAIVVKSAKDGSGGSLSQEQYQRLKEQINDHYSGSVNAGRPILLEGGLEWKEMSLSPRDMDFIESKHSSARDIALAFGVPPQLLGIPGDNTYSNLVEARLSLWEQTVLPTLENIICHLNSWLTPKFGEDLCLSYDKDAIEILMEKRQKLWKYVENASFMTLNEKREAFGLPPLPGGDELG; translated from the coding sequence ATGAATTTCAACATCTTTCAAAGAAAAAAAAGCGCAGTATTTACTAAATATTCTGCTTTGCAGCTAATGATGGAACCAAGTTGGAGTAAGCGTGATTATGTAAGTTTTGCTGAGGAAGGTTACATAAAAAATGTTATTGCCTTTCGAGCAATTAATATGATTGCAAGTGCTGCATCTTCGGTACCTTTTACTCTCTGCCAGCTTACTGAACAGGGAAAATCGCAACTAAAAGCCCATCCATTACTGAAATTACTTTATTCTCCTAATCCAATGACATCAAAATCGGAATTTATTGAGGGGATTGTAACTTATCGGTTAGTTAACGGCAATTCTTATATATTGATGGTTGAGTCGCAGAACAATAGAAAACCACCAACAGAGCTTTATCTTCTGCGCCCTGATAGGGTTGAAATTGTTCCAGGGAGAAATAACGTTCCTTATATCTATCGTTATACCATAAATAACAACGGTTATGACTTTAAAGTTGATAAACTAACCGGACGTTCAGCAGTGTTGCACCTAAAGACCTTTAACCCTTTGAATGATTGGTATGGATTATCACCAATTGAGGCAGCTGCATACAGTATAGATCAGCATAATCAGGCGGGTGCTTGGAATCAAGCGATGTTGCAAAATGGGGCAAGACCAAGTGGTGCAATAGTTGTGAAATCAGCGAAGGACGGGAGTGGTGGAAGTTTAAGTCAAGAGCAGTACCAACGCTTAAAAGAGCAAATAAATGATCATTATTCAGGTTCTGTCAATGCTGGAAGACCGATATTGCTTGAAGGAGGCTTGGAGTGGAAAGAAATGAGCTTATCACCAAGGGATATGGATTTTATTGAGTCCAAACACAGTTCAGCTCGTGATATTGCCCTGGCTTTTGGCGTCCCGCCGCAGTTGCTTGGCATACCAGGTGATAACACTTATAGCAATTTAGTCGAAGCACGCTTGTCCCTCTGGGAACAGACGGTTTTACCAACGCTAGAAAATATTATCTGTCACCTGAATTCTTGGCTAACACCAAAATTTGGCGAGGATCTGTGCTTGTCGTACGACAAAGATGCAATAGAAATTCTCATGGAAAAGAGGCAAAAGTTGTGGAAATACGTAGAAAACGCAAGCTTTATGACACTCAATGAAAAAAGGGAAGCATTTGGCTTGCCACCACTGCCAGGTGGTGATGAGTTAGGTTAA
- a CDS encoding type II toxin-antitoxin system RelE/ParE family toxin, with product MEYNIIFIESVLEKDLPALPKTIRLRIINAINKRLTIDPINLGEPLYYRFRGQRRLRVGDYRVIYSVNIIKYEVVIKEIGHRKDIYK from the coding sequence CTGGAATACAATATTATCTTCATAGAAAGCGTTCTTGAGAAAGACCTTCCAGCTCTTCCAAAAACAATAAGATTAAGGATCATAAATGCGATAAATAAGCGCCTTACAATTGATCCCATTAACCTTGGTGAGCCATTATATTACAGATTTAGAGGACAAAGAAGATTAAGGGTAGGTGATTATCGCGTTATCTATTCCGTAAATATTATAAAATATGAAGTGGTTATCAAAGAGATAGGACACAGAAAAGATATTTATAAGTAA
- a CDS encoding DUF6290 family protein, whose translation MANSKFSITFNNEISECLAGLAKIRNKSIKELTEKLIQEAIENEEDKILIERAAKRNVSGVKKIRSEDVDWNTILSS comes from the coding sequence ATGGCAAACTCAAAATTTAGCATAACTTTCAACAACGAAATTTCAGAGTGTCTTGCTGGACTGGCTAAAATAAGAAATAAGTCCATTAAAGAACTAACAGAGAAGCTAATACAAGAAGCAATTGAAAATGAGGAAGATAAAATACTAATTGAGCGTGCTGCTAAACGTAATGTTTCAGGTGTAAAGAAAATTAGAAGTGAGGATGTAGACTGGAATACAATATTATCTTCATAG
- the lipB gene encoding lipoyl(octanoyl) transferase LipB yields MTEWLISNQLIDYNCAVKSMEEKIQQIYNNSADELVWLLQHPPLYTAGISATDDDIVEKLFPIYKTGRGGKHTYHGPGQRIIYLMLNLKKRNKCDIKLYIRDLSKWIINVLKQFNILGEFKEDRIGVWVNNNGVEKKIAAFGIRLRKWVTYHGIALNVFPDLSHYKGIIPCGLQGYGVTSMEELGVKVPLSELDDILKKEFYKIF; encoded by the coding sequence ATGACAGAATGGCTAATATCTAATCAGCTTATTGATTATAACTGTGCCGTAAAATCTATGGAAGAAAAAATTCAACAAATTTACAATAATTCAGCAGACGAATTGGTATGGCTACTCCAGCACCCTCCACTTTATACTGCAGGAATCAGTGCAACAGATGATGATATTGTTGAAAAACTATTTCCTATATATAAAACAGGAAGGGGTGGTAAACACACATATCATGGTCCAGGACAGCGCATCATATATTTAATGTTAAACCTTAAAAAAAGAAATAAATGCGACATAAAGCTATATATTAGAGACCTAAGTAAGTGGATAATAAATGTTTTAAAGCAATTTAATATACTTGGAGAATTTAAAGAGGATAGAATAGGTGTTTGGGTGAATAACAATGGAGTAGAAAAAAAAATTGCAGCTTTTGGTATTCGCTTAAGAAAATGGGTAACTTATCATGGCATAGCGCTTAACGTCTTTCCAGATCTCTCTCACTATAAGGGTATTATTCCTTGTGGACTGCAAGGTTATGGCGTCACATCAATGGAAGAACTAGGAGTGAAAGTTCCACTCTCTGAATTGGATGATATACTAAAAAAAGAGTTTTATAAGATATTTTAA
- a CDS encoding LD-carboxypeptidase, translating to MIIYLLYFIFTLCANTGIHAIDRVDIIAPSSKGKESDLTTIKEYVEASDFNPHISEKIYSNDNPFYSNSDEFRANDLVSALTNDSKIIWCIRGGEGASRLIPYLEKLPNDKKERIAQNKKILIGYSDITALHIYLQAKYDWQTLHGTMLEMIVNSSVSESSVEKLKELILNKRDSIRFDNLKMINNGIRLKDGRLESKVIGGNMTLVENSIGTAWQINAKGKILFLEDIRVYPYAIERSLDHLKQAHIFDGVHAVIFGDFVNCYNGNLVEVVKERLAKSVNFPVFTMKGVGHGHTNDPLPLNTHAIISVQDEKEGLFFMDVQNVS from the coding sequence ATGATCATTTACCTTTTATATTTTATTTTCACTTTATGTGCTAACACAGGTATTCATGCAATCGACCGAGTTGATATTATTGCTCCTTCTTCCAAGGGAAAAGAATCAGATCTGACTACTATAAAAGAATATGTAGAAGCTTCGGATTTTAATCCCCATATTTCGGAAAAAATATATAGTAATGACAATCCATTTTATTCCAACTCTGATGAATTCAGAGCAAATGATTTGGTTAGTGCACTAACTAATGATAGTAAAATAATTTGGTGTATCAGAGGAGGAGAAGGGGCTTCTCGGTTAATTCCCTATCTAGAAAAGTTACCCAATGATAAAAAAGAAAGGATTGCTCAAAACAAAAAAATCCTCATAGGCTATAGCGATATAACTGCCTTGCACATCTATCTACAAGCTAAATATGATTGGCAAACTCTTCACGGCACCATGTTGGAAATGATAGTAAATAGCTCCGTTTCTGAAAGCTCTGTTGAAAAATTGAAAGAGTTAATTCTTAACAAGCGGGATTCTATCAGATTTGATAACCTAAAGATGATAAACAATGGCATTAGACTAAAAGATGGCAGATTAGAGTCTAAAGTCATCGGTGGTAATATGACTTTAGTTGAAAATAGTATAGGAACCGCTTGGCAAATAAATGCGAAAGGTAAAATTCTATTTTTAGAGGACATAAGAGTTTACCCATACGCAATAGAGCGCAGTTTAGATCACCTAAAACAAGCTCACATTTTTGATGGAGTGCATGCAGTAATCTTTGGGGATTTCGTTAACTGTTATAATGGTAATCTTGTTGAAGTTGTAAAAGAAAGGCTTGCAAAAAGTGTTAACTTTCCTGTATTTACAATGAAAGGGGTAGGCCATGGACATACAAATGACCCTTTACCTCTTAACACTCACGCTATTATTAGCGTTCAAGACGAAAAAGAAGGTTTGTTTTTTATGGATGTGCAGAATGTTAGCTAA